A single region of the Marinobacter bohaiensis genome encodes:
- a CDS encoding Lon protease family protein — protein MKSLPLKQLYKTCDSKHFPFRTTRELEPLEEIVGQNRAQEAVRFALAMPHGGYNVYAVGRNGLGKLTMMLRYLQHHADKDGHSYDWCYVANFEEPRSPRVLRLPAGEGQVLKQDMERLMQRLTQVIPQTFEGDSFLERAEKLKNDYGQRQEEELEKVAKQAKRKKVSLTVSTPGGYRLIAMNGEEPHTQESFAELTEDERTEFEDIINKLEKKLRAALRKVADLEQEYTDKQQALNEETLESITGHQLDALAAKYKTYPDIVSYLESVRKDLADNLEIFLEDSEDQAAMAYASLDRKMPRRYQVNLMVHHKDQEAPVVVEDNPTYHNLFGYVENVTYKGTVFTDFSLIRPGSLHKANGGYLLMDAIKVLEQPFVWDGLKRALRSKALHINSLERELTLSGTISLEPEPIPLDVKIVLLGDRETWMLLQEYDPEFSELFRITADFENEMHRTPETELQYAKFIASVVVDKKLLHCDHKAVARVIEYSSRIADHQQRLSLHAADVANLLRESDYWAREAGARMIHATHIEQALASARYRSSRIRDQYFDSIRDGTTLVSTAGSRVGQVNALSVLSTGGFEFGMPNRITATSYYGDGDIIDIERDVKLGGNIHSKGVMILTSWLASRFAVNDPMHLSASLTFEQNYGEVDGDSASVAELCALLSSLSGVAVRQDLAITGSMNQFGEVQPIGGANEKVEGFFETCRIQGLSGSQGVILPASNVQNLMLDSEILDAVRRGEFAIYAVSSAEEAIGLLLGMPAGKANAKGRYPARSVFGVIQKRLDDMREHERQESGGDKKAGHESGPHVHQAG, from the coding sequence TTGAAGTCACTGCCTCTGAAACAGCTGTACAAGACCTGCGATTCCAAACATTTCCCCTTCAGGACCACCCGCGAGCTTGAACCCCTCGAGGAAATCGTTGGCCAGAACCGGGCCCAGGAAGCGGTGCGTTTTGCCCTGGCCATGCCCCACGGCGGCTATAACGTCTATGCGGTGGGCCGTAACGGTCTGGGTAAGCTGACCATGATGCTGCGCTATCTGCAGCACCACGCTGACAAGGATGGCCACAGCTACGACTGGTGCTACGTGGCCAACTTCGAGGAGCCCCGGTCGCCGCGGGTACTGCGTTTGCCGGCGGGCGAAGGACAGGTGCTCAAGCAGGACATGGAGCGCCTGATGCAGCGCCTGACCCAGGTGATTCCCCAGACCTTCGAGGGAGACAGCTTTCTGGAGCGCGCCGAAAAGCTGAAGAACGACTATGGCCAGCGCCAGGAAGAGGAGCTGGAAAAAGTCGCCAAGCAGGCCAAGCGCAAGAAAGTCAGCCTGACGGTCAGCACGCCGGGTGGCTATCGCCTGATCGCCATGAACGGTGAGGAACCCCATACCCAGGAAAGCTTCGCCGAGCTGACTGAAGACGAGCGCACTGAATTCGAAGACATCATCAACAAGCTGGAGAAGAAACTGCGGGCGGCCCTGCGCAAGGTGGCGGACCTGGAGCAGGAGTACACGGACAAGCAGCAGGCGCTGAACGAGGAAACCCTGGAAAGCATCACCGGCCACCAGCTCGACGCCCTGGCGGCCAAGTACAAGACCTACCCGGACATCGTCAGTTACCTGGAGAGTGTGCGTAAGGATCTGGCCGACAACCTGGAGATCTTCCTGGAGGACAGCGAAGACCAGGCGGCCATGGCCTACGCCTCCCTCGACCGGAAAATGCCCCGGCGCTACCAGGTCAACCTGATGGTTCACCACAAGGACCAGGAGGCGCCGGTGGTGGTGGAAGACAACCCCACCTACCACAACCTGTTCGGCTACGTAGAGAACGTCACCTATAAAGGAACGGTGTTCACCGACTTCTCGTTGATCCGCCCGGGCAGCCTGCACAAGGCCAACGGCGGCTATCTGCTGATGGACGCCATCAAGGTGCTGGAACAGCCGTTCGTGTGGGACGGCCTCAAGCGGGCGCTGCGCTCCAAGGCGCTGCACATCAACTCCCTGGAGCGGGAGCTGACCCTGTCCGGCACCATTTCCCTGGAACCGGAGCCAATTCCCTTGGACGTGAAGATCGTGCTGCTGGGTGACCGGGAAACCTGGATGCTGCTGCAGGAGTACGATCCCGAGTTCTCCGAGCTGTTCCGCATCACCGCGGACTTCGAGAACGAGATGCACCGCACGCCGGAGACCGAACTGCAGTACGCCAAGTTCATCGCCAGCGTGGTGGTGGACAAAAAACTGCTGCACTGCGACCACAAGGCGGTGGCGCGAGTGATCGAATACAGCTCGCGCATTGCCGATCATCAGCAGCGCCTGTCCCTCCACGCCGCGGACGTGGCCAACCTGCTGCGCGAGTCCGACTATTGGGCCCGGGAAGCCGGCGCCCGCATGATCCACGCCACTCACATCGAGCAGGCCCTGGCCAGCGCGCGTTACCGCAGCAGCCGCATTCGCGATCAGTATTTCGACTCGATCCGTGACGGCACCACGCTGGTGTCGACCGCCGGAAGCCGGGTGGGGCAGGTCAACGCACTGTCGGTGCTGTCCACCGGTGGTTTCGAGTTCGGCATGCCCAACCGGATCACCGCGACCTCCTACTACGGCGACGGCGACATCATCGACATCGAGCGCGACGTCAAACTGGGCGGCAACATCCACTCCAAGGGCGTCATGATCCTCACTTCATGGCTGGCTTCGCGCTTCGCCGTGAACGATCCGATGCACCTCTCCGCCAGCCTGACCTTCGAGCAGAACTACGGCGAAGTGGATGGCGACAGCGCCTCGGTGGCGGAACTCTGCGCATTGCTCTCCAGCCTGTCCGGCGTGGCGGTGCGCCAGGATCTGGCTATCACCGGCTCGATGAACCAGTTTGGCGAGGTTCAGCCCATTGGTGGCGCTAACGAGAAAGTCGAGGGCTTCTTCGAGACCTGCCGGATCCAGGGGCTGAGCGGCAGCCAGGGCGTGATCCTGCCGGCGTCCAACGTCCAGAACCTGATGCTCGACAGTGAAATCCTCGATGCGGTACGCCGCGGCGAATTTGCCATCTATGCTGTTAGTAGTGCGGAAGAGGCGATAGGCCTGCTGCTGGGCATGCCCGCGGGCAAGGCCAACGCCAAGGGGCGCTATCCGGCCAGGTCGGTCTTCGGTGTGATCCAGAAGCGGCTGGACGACATGCGCGAGCACGAACGCCAGGAGTCAGGCGGCGACAAGAAAGCGGGCCACGAGTCAGGCCCCCACGTGCATCAGGCGGGCTGA
- a CDS encoding M23 family metallopeptidase produces the protein MTLLVAALVAWSALAGADEAVTLSGPLTQGSLVYGQVEPGSQVWLNERPVRVTADGHFVIGFGRDAALEQTLKVVSPAGTQSSRALRLTRRDYRVQRVDGVPQRTVTPSPLKAGRIRTEAVEVRRARKADSDRQDFLGPFIWPASGPITGVYGSQRVYNGKPRSPHFGVDVAAPEGAPVLAPAAGTVTLAEPDLFFSGGTVIIDHGYGVSSTFLHMSRLSVRLGQPVEQGEKIGEVGRTGRATGPHLDWRMNWYDVRVDPVSVAPPLVDGHTPPATALSQRDEDDAEQRDGTKVDP, from the coding sequence ATGACGTTGCTCGTTGCGGCGCTCGTTGCATGGTCGGCTCTGGCCGGGGCAGACGAAGCCGTAACCCTCAGCGGGCCGCTGACCCAGGGCAGCCTGGTATACGGCCAGGTCGAGCCGGGCAGCCAGGTCTGGTTGAATGAACGGCCTGTGCGTGTCACCGCCGACGGCCACTTTGTGATCGGGTTCGGCCGGGACGCGGCGCTGGAGCAGACGCTGAAAGTCGTGAGCCCAGCCGGCACGCAAAGCTCGCGCGCCCTGAGACTGACCCGTCGGGACTATCGCGTGCAGCGGGTCGACGGTGTCCCTCAGCGCACGGTGACGCCGTCGCCATTGAAGGCCGGGCGGATTCGCACCGAGGCGGTGGAAGTTCGCCGTGCCCGCAAGGCGGACAGCGATCGGCAGGACTTCCTGGGGCCGTTTATCTGGCCGGCGTCGGGGCCGATCACCGGTGTTTACGGCAGCCAGCGTGTCTACAACGGCAAGCCCCGGAGCCCGCATTTCGGGGTGGACGTGGCGGCGCCCGAGGGCGCTCCGGTTCTTGCACCGGCGGCGGGCACGGTTACCCTGGCCGAGCCGGACCTGTTTTTCTCCGGCGGCACGGTGATCATCGATCACGGCTACGGCGTGAGTTCGACGTTCCTGCATATGAGCCGGCTGTCGGTCCGACTGGGCCAGCCGGTGGAGCAGGGCGAGAAAATCGGCGAGGTGGGCCGCACCGGTCGGGCGACCGGGCCACACCTCGACTGGCGCATGAATTGGTACGATGTTCGCGTTGACCCGGTGAGCGTGGCGCCGCCCCTGGTGGATGGCCACACGCCGCCGGCGACCGCTCTGAGCCAGCGCGACGAGGACGATGCAGAACAACGAGATGGGACAAAGGTGGATCCATGA
- a CDS encoding PilZ domain-containing protein, which translates to MRSTTTNRRIKARFAAPSLRVHLIEKGFLGREKTALDVHCLDINRYGLAVISARPLSPGTRLSLDFSGKYINESGVPAQITSCLPYQAGYRLGIQFRYCCSQQDYTRAMDNALSRIEGFYNRLAG; encoded by the coding sequence ATGCGCAGTACCACAACGAATCGCCGGATCAAGGCGCGCTTTGCGGCGCCCAGCCTGAGGGTGCACCTGATCGAGAAAGGGTTCCTGGGCCGCGAGAAAACCGCCCTGGACGTTCACTGCCTGGACATCAACCGCTACGGCCTGGCGGTGATTTCCGCGCGCCCGTTGTCGCCCGGCACTCGCCTGTCCCTGGATTTTTCTGGCAAGTACATCAACGAATCCGGCGTCCCCGCGCAGATCACCAGCTGCCTGCCCTATCAGGCCGGCTACCGTCTGGGCATCCAGTTCCGCTACTGCTGCAGCCAGCAGGATTACACCCGCGCCATGGACAACGCCCTGTCCCGCATCGAGGGCTTCTATAACCGCCTGGCAGGCTGA
- a CDS encoding alpha-ketoglutarate-dependent dioxygenase AlkB family protein, with amino-acid sequence MRLALEKEAFFDLPPFQVRLVHDALPRDLAQRLCHTLPGTLPWYQARLQLFGQWHWSPRLQAWIGDDDAHYRYSGHDMAPEPWTPELDQVRERVGDLAGHRFNSVLCNWYRGGRDSMGWHSDDEPELGAAPVIASLSLGEERRFQFRRSDERRLFTSIDLPHNSLLIMPPGLQSAYQHQIPKTRRGGGDRFNLTFRLIQPA; translated from the coding sequence ATGCGCTTGGCCCTTGAAAAAGAAGCTTTTTTCGACCTGCCCCCGTTCCAGGTCCGCCTCGTCCACGACGCCCTGCCCCGCGATCTGGCCCAGCGTCTGTGTCACACCCTGCCCGGGACGCTGCCCTGGTACCAGGCGCGCCTGCAACTGTTTGGGCAGTGGCACTGGTCGCCACGGCTACAGGCCTGGATCGGTGACGATGACGCCCATTACCGCTATTCCGGTCACGACATGGCGCCGGAACCCTGGACGCCAGAGCTGGATCAGGTGCGTGAGCGTGTTGGCGACCTGGCCGGGCATCGCTTCAACAGCGTGCTGTGCAACTGGTACCGCGGTGGTCGCGACAGCATGGGCTGGCACAGCGACGACGAGCCGGAACTGGGGGCAGCGCCTGTGATCGCCTCGCTGTCGCTGGGTGAGGAGCGCCGCTTCCAGTTCCGCCGCAGCGATGAACGCCGGCTGTTCACCAGCATCGACCTGCCCCACAACAGCCTGCTGATCATGCCGCCAGGCCTGCAATCGGCCTATCAGCACCAGATTCCCAAGACCCGGCGCGGCGGCGGCGACCGCTTCAACCTGACCTTCCGGCTGATTCAGCCCGCCTGA
- a CDS encoding flavodoxin family protein gives MKRLLIVAHAPSPNTRTLRDAVARGAGHGDVENVAVTVMAPLEAGPDDVLACDAIILGTTENLGYMSGALKDFFDRSYYPCLEKTQGLPFAFYIRAGHDGTGTHRAIESITTGLRWRQVCDPVLCRGEYQAAFEARCEELGLYVAASLDAGLI, from the coding sequence ATGAAACGCCTGCTGATCGTCGCCCACGCGCCATCACCCAACACCCGCACCCTGCGGGATGCCGTTGCCCGGGGCGCCGGCCATGGGGATGTCGAGAACGTGGCCGTGACCGTGATGGCGCCGCTGGAAGCCGGGCCGGACGATGTGCTGGCCTGTGACGCCATTATTCTCGGCACCACCGAAAACCTGGGCTACATGAGCGGCGCGCTCAAGGACTTCTTCGACCGCAGCTACTACCCCTGCCTGGAAAAGACCCAGGGTCTCCCGTTTGCCTTCTATATCCGCGCCGGGCACGACGGCACCGGCACGCATCGGGCTATCGAGTCCATCACCACGGGCCTGCGCTGGCGCCAGGTCTGTGATCCGGTGCTGTGCCGGGGGGAATACCAGGCGGCGTTCGAGGCCCGCTGTGAAGAGTTGGGGCTGTACGTCGCGGCCAGCCTGGACGCCGGGTTGATCTGA